One Succinivibrio dextrinosolvens DNA window includes the following coding sequences:
- a CDS encoding ATP-binding protein: MQRFAMQKLVEWKNKKNKKPLVIMGARQVGKTWLMKEFGKQYYDKVAYISFYNNARMRRVFEQDYDIKRIISAINIEVGFTVSADNTLIIFDEIQNAPKAFESLKYFNEDAPEYNIIVAGSLLGVALHEGVSYPVGKVTTLNLYPLNFREFLYAVGENVLADALKTKDYNLIDSFSEKYIYHLKNYMYVGGMPEAVNCFLNNSDYYAARDVQKEIILQYRGDFGKHISSIELPRINMVWDSVPMQLAKENKKFFFGQIKKGARSSEFEKAIQWLIDSGLIYRVHKVNIPHVPLSAYKELSFFKLFFLDIGLLGAMSELDLHSIIEGSRLFIEFKGAFTEQYVLQQIVSDTEYSPYYYGTESATFEQDFLIQKGMNAVPIEVKAETNIHSQSLKAFYNKFHPEQSIRLSLLNYQEQDWMVNIPLYAVCNL, from the coding sequence ATGCAACGATTCGCAATGCAAAAACTTGTTGAATGGAAAAATAAAAAAAATAAAAAGCCTTTAGTCATAATGGGGGCACGTCAGGTAGGAAAAACTTGGCTAATGAAGGAATTTGGCAAACAATATTACGACAAAGTTGCATATATATCGTTCTACAATAATGCTCGCATGAGGAGAGTTTTTGAGCAGGACTATGACATTAAAAGAATAATTTCTGCCATAAATATTGAGGTAGGATTCACTGTTTCCGCAGACAATACACTCATTATTTTTGATGAAATACAAAACGCACCAAAAGCCTTTGAATCTCTAAAATATTTTAATGAGGATGCTCCTGAATATAATATCATTGTTGCAGGATCTCTTCTTGGTGTAGCATTACATGAAGGTGTTTCTTATCCGGTAGGAAAGGTAACAACACTTAATCTCTATCCTCTTAACTTTAGAGAGTTTTTATATGCAGTTGGAGAAAATGTATTAGCGGATGCTCTAAAAACCAAAGATTACAACCTTATAGACAGTTTTTCAGAAAAATACATATATCACCTGAAAAACTACATGTATGTTGGAGGAATGCCAGAAGCTGTTAACTGCTTTCTAAATAATAGTGACTACTACGCTGCAAGAGATGTTCAAAAAGAAATTATCCTTCAGTATAGGGGAGATTTTGGAAAACATATTTCTTCCATTGAGCTACCTCGTATAAATATGGTATGGGATTCCGTTCCTATGCAGCTTGCAAAAGAAAACAAAAAATTCTTCTTCGGTCAGATAAAAAAAGGGGCAAGAAGCTCTGAATTTGAGAAAGCAATACAATGGTTAATAGATAGTGGCCTGATTTACAGAGTTCATAAAGTCAATATTCCTCATGTTCCTCTTTCAGCATACAAAGAACTATCATTTTTTAAATTGTTTTTTTTAGATATTGGTTTATTGGGGGCCATGAGTGAACTGGATCTGCATTCTATTATTGAAGGAAGTAGACTTTTTATTGAATTCAAAGGAGCTTTTACAGAACAATACGTTCTTCAGCAGATCGTAAGTGATACGGAGTATTCACCTTATTATTATGGAACAGAATCGGCAACATTCGAGCAGGATTTTCTTATTCAGAAAGGGATGAATGCCGTACCAATTGAAGTAAAAGCAGAAACTAACATTCACTCTCAAAGTCTTAAAGCTTTTTACAATAAATTTCATCCAGAACAGTCTATAAGATTATCTCTTTTAAACTACCAAGAGCAGGATTGGATGGTCAATATTCCGCTATATGCAGTGTGTAACTTGTAG
- a CDS encoding DUF4143 domain-containing protein, producing MLEDIAELKDSGTVLFSYHANDPNVGLSQNKDLSRFKLFTTDTGLFVTLSFKDKDFTENDIYAKLLNDKLQTNLGYLYENIIAQTLATNGHGLFYHTFRNEAAKRNYEIDFLTTFNKKICPIEVKSSGFDILLLKQEDSYC from the coding sequence ATTCTTGAGGACATTGCAGAACTAAAAGATTCTGGAACAGTACTGTTTTCCTACCATGCAAATGATCCTAATGTTGGATTATCTCAAAACAAAGATCTTTCAAGATTCAAACTCTTCACCACAGATACAGGACTGTTTGTTACATTGTCATTTAAAGACAAAGATTTTACCGAAAATGATATATATGCAAAATTGCTAAATGACAAACTGCAGACTAACCTTGGATATCTATATGAGAACATAATCGCTCAGACACTTGCAACAAATGGACACGGTCTTTTCTATCATACATTCAGAAATGAAGCAGCAAAAAGAAATTACGAAATTGATTTTTTAACAACCTTCAACAAGAAAATTTGTCCAATTGAAGTCAAAAGCTCTGGCTTTGACATCCTCCTCTTGAAGCAAGAGGATTCCTACTGCTGA
- a CDS encoding RNA-guided endonuclease InsQ/TnpB family protein → MNINWKQAYRYRLRPNGAQQRRLLQLCGSARYAWNQVLTGRNEEYKEYLEDIESAKCWGEDVSLVPKPRPINRFSFTYDLNKLMAEEENSFLKTQGHSQVLQQKMQDLYSAFSRFFTGKGGYPQFKTKNGYNSIRFPQGINLDEKNQRIFLPKTGFVRYRKSRDIEGDIKNVTVSFFSGEWYVSIQTQKEIEVPEINLKTMLETEADNALGIDMGAVRFCTFSDGRYEESLKSNELTRLDEKIAIVQRQLKNKKKGSNRRLRLIKRISRLHQKKANIRNDSHQKLSTLICNSHAIVVAEELKIKNMTKSAKGSLLNPGKNVKAKSGLNRSILSEGWGQFFKMLEYKQKKRGHIFLQLNPKNTSRTCPKCGHVSKDNRRTQAHFCCTNCGYTANADENAAGNILRAGLARLAQEVNSKRSQHCEPSEAEQ, encoded by the coding sequence ATGAATATCAACTGGAAACAGGCATACAGATATAGGTTAAGACCTAATGGCGCACAGCAGAGAAGATTACTTCAGCTCTGCGGCTCTGCCAGATATGCATGGAACCAGGTCTTGACAGGAAGAAATGAGGAATATAAGGAATATCTTGAAGACATCGAATCAGCCAAATGCTGGGGAGAAGATGTTTCTTTAGTACCAAAGCCAAGACCTATAAATAGATTTTCATTTACATATGATCTTAATAAACTGATGGCAGAGGAAGAAAACAGCTTTCTCAAGACTCAGGGGCACTCTCAGGTGCTGCAGCAAAAGATGCAGGACTTGTATAGTGCTTTTAGCCGGTTCTTCACAGGTAAAGGCGGATATCCTCAATTCAAGACCAAAAACGGATACAACTCTATAAGATTTCCTCAGGGCATAAATCTGGATGAGAAGAATCAGAGGATCTTTCTTCCAAAGACCGGTTTTGTAAGGTACAGAAAGTCCAGAGATATAGAGGGAGACATAAAGAACGTAACCGTCTCATTCTTTTCTGGAGAATGGTATGTATCTATACAGACTCAGAAAGAAATTGAAGTACCTGAGATAAATCTAAAAACCATGTTAGAGACTGAGGCGGATAATGCTTTGGGTATAGATATGGGAGCAGTACGCTTCTGCACCTTCTCTGACGGACGTTATGAAGAGTCACTAAAGAGTAATGAGCTTACCCGTCTTGATGAAAAGATAGCTATTGTTCAGAGACAGCTCAAAAACAAAAAGAAAGGTTCTAACAGAAGATTAAGACTTATAAAGAGAATTTCCAGACTTCATCAGAAGAAAGCCAATATACGTAATGACAGTCATCAGAAGCTCAGCACACTGATTTGCAATAGCCACGCTATAGTTGTTGCTGAGGAGCTGAAGATCAAGAATATGACGAAAAGTGCAAAAGGAAGCCTGTTAAATCCTGGTAAGAATGTAAAAGCAAAGTCAGGACTTAACCGTTCAATTCTGTCTGAAGGCTGGGGACAATTCTTTAAGATGCTTGAATACAAGCAGAAAAAGAGAGGTCATATCTTTTTACAGCTTAACCCAAAGAATACCAGCAGAACCTGTCCTAAATGCGGTCATGTCTCAAAAGACAATCGCAGAACTCAGGCTCATTTCTGCTGTACGAACTGTGGATATACAGCTAATGCAGATGAAAATGCAGCGGGAAATATCCTAAGGGCCGGACTGGCCCGGCTAGCACAGGAAGTGAACTCCAAAAGGAGTCAGCACTGTGAACCCTCTGAAGCTGAACAGTAA